GCCTTGGTGAAGTGGATCCCCTTCGTCGTCACCGAAGGCTTTCTGTTCAACATCCTGATCAGCTTCTTCTCCATGGCGATCGGCACGGTCTTCGGCGTCATCCTGGGCATGATGCAGATCTCGCCGATCGGCTGGATTCGCTGGCCGTCCTTCTTCTTCACCCAGCTGTTCCGCAATTCGCCCTGGCTCGTCCTGCTGTTCATCGTCCTGCTGGCCTTTCCCTTCGAGATCGAGATCTTCGGGGGGATCTTCAGCTTTCCCGCCTGGATCAAGGCGGTCATCGGACTGTCGCTGCCGATCATGGCCAACCTGGCCGAGGTCCTGCGCGGGGCGGTGCAGTCGGTGCCCTCCGGGCAGTGGGAAGCCGCGGAATCCCTGGCCTTCACCCGGCGCCAGACCCTCTTCGAGATCATCCTGCCGCAATGCTACAAGCGCATGATCCCGCCC
This Kiloniellales bacterium DNA region includes the following protein-coding sequences:
- a CDS encoding amino acid ABC transporter permease translates to MIGRPIPGLGAAATGDLAVMKPFDPAGRTRHDPLLVSRFLAGLDWRHFLGLALILGLWPALAYAQGRYSQADAFAALVKWIPFVVTEGFLFNILISFFSMAIGTVFGVILGMMQISPIGWIRWPSFFFTQLFRNSPWLVLLFIVLLAFPFEIEIFGGIFSFPAWIKAVIGLSLPIMANLAEVLRGAVQSVPSGQWEAAESLAFTRRQTLFEIILPQCYKRMIPPWMNWYAILTMATPLCSLLGVEEMINLSRQAIEAEDNHPELLVPFYGFALIVFFAYCYPIARWTIALERKYAVKL